The genomic stretch AACAAAAGCATCAGCTACATTCTGCTGGCTGAATGTGTATTAGTAAAGATAATGAACAAGGCAGAAGGAACAGCTTGATGTTCAAAGCTCAGGTGGCATCTGCAACTCCTGGCCATTTTTATTACTACTCATTATTACTACACCAGTATCCAGAGACCAGGGCTTCATTGCACCAAGTGCTATACAAGCATATCATATcaaaagagacagtctctgccctgaagagcatgcGATCTAAAGAGTCAAGTCAGACAAAGAAAGGGTTATTAggttattcccattttatggatggggaattgaggcactgGAAAATtacatgatttgcccaaggtcaaacaggaagtctgtggcagagcaggaacagaAATCCGATCTCCAAAGTCCCAGCCAAGTGTCTTAATCCACAAGATCATTGATTTAGCTGAAGCAAAGTGAATCTGAAATGAGTGGGggaaactaaggcctggtctacatttaaaagtcAGGTTGACAGTTACAGCACTCAGGCACATGAAAAATAAATACCCTTGAGCAccatagctatgtcaacctaaacTCCATTGTATACACTGTTAGGCTTatagaagaatgcttctgtcaatgTAGGTACTGCCGCTCATGGAGGTGGAattcctacagtgatggaaaatccctttccattgctgtaggaagtgTATGGTGCCGTAACTGAgtcgctgtagtgtagacatggcctcaacAGTCCACTCAATCATGTTACTTCTATACGGATTTTTCTGGCAGTAGCCACCCTTCATTGGTGCTTTTAGACCAATCCTCAGAACACAAGGGAGTTCCCCTGGACCTGGGTCTGTCCTGCAGAACTGGGCATAAGTAGCAACCAACGAGGGCATAAATTAGAGGCCAGACAGCCCTTCTGAGCTGTGATCATGAAGCTCTAAGTCTGCAAGTGTTTGGTTAGCTtatgttcaatatttttaaaaataaatttgtgaaaaaattcaaaattgttTCCATTTCGCAGGTGTCAAGATGGACTGACCCAttttattcctccccacccctttttttttaaatcaaaaccatTATTGAagtttttcatttaccaaaaccTGGGGTTTCTGAAAATGAAAAGCGTCAATAATGTTCTCAATCAAATTTTCTTTGAAGAGAGTCACAAAAAAATTCTAAAACGGCAActtgcaaaatatttcattaaaaaaacaaaaacatcacgTTCAAAATAATTCCGGCCTACTCTCCTCCTCCAGTTCTCATGCTGTGATCCGAGCGGAGAGGAACTACTGTGGAAAAGGCCTGTCCAGTGGAACTTCCATCCTCACTGGCAGCAGGAAGAAGCTTGTTTCTGCAAGATTCCCCAGCTCCACTTCACGGGTTCTGAAAAGCCTCAGCAGTTTGGGAAGCTGAATCAAAGGAGCCTCCAACCCTTTTGAAGTTCACCCTTTGCCAGCGCACACTCGTAATCATGGTGCTGCGCAGTGACCATGGGAAGAACCAATTCATGCCCCTGACTCTGAGATTAGAGACATGTGTCAGGTCCCAAGAAAGGGTCCCAGTCCCTccaaccatacacacacacccctcccgaAACGGACGCATTTTGCTCAGCTGAGCACTGGCTCTTCTGTTTTTTCTTCTCTAACTATGCAGGGCCCTTATCTGTGCTCCTTGCCCAGCTAACACTTCTGTAGGcatcagtggaagttttgggTGCACCAGGAGTACAGAATTGGGCCCTCTGAATGTTCTGTCATTAACTGCTCATTGAGCAGGGCAGAGAGGTGGGCGGATGGGGGTAATGTGCTGAAATCACGAGGCTGGGCATTATGCATTCATGGAGCACATGATGCCAGCCATGATAGAGAGGGACAGCTATTGTGATAGGGGTGATGATGTCTTGGAGACAATGGAAAAAGGGgccctttgttctgtattttttttaaagatacagaacAAATTTGATCTTTCTTTTAGAGGGACCCTCACACAAGTTGAAAAGGGGCCTTGTTAACAAGGCTAAATTCAGTACACCAAGGcaaaaaacagagcaggaaaagTCTGAGTTAGAGGCCTGAAggcaggaaattcagaattaaaataagAGGCTCTGTCCTTAACCTACTGCACTCCACTAGGGTCACCAGATGTCCAGAGGCATATGACACCCATTTTCCACCTGGTGGGATTTTAAAAACTTGACACTACATCAGTGTAGGAAGAAAAGCAAATAATAAAGTGAGAGTTCAGATACTCAACACTGGAATAATATTCTAGTGAAAGAGACAGATCAAACAGGCATGAAACAGAACAGCCAGTCCTTCCAGAAGCAGGACATCTATCCAGCCCATAAATACCAAGTTTATTTATACTCAATAAGAGTCAGTGCAAGATCCAGTGATTTATATGTCTTGATCCTGCTACATTGTGAAATCAGGAGCAatgccatttaagtcaatagtTACACCTGAGTAAAACCCATACGAGTCAGTGAAAAAGTAGGCTCAAGAGTCCAAAACATTTAGAAAGGGATCCAACATTGTCTGATTTACAGAACTACATTTATTCATACAATGAGACTTAAAAACAAGACTGGGCTACCAACAATCCCTGCCTCTGAATAACTGAGCGTTGTGGGTGAACCTAAGACCTGGAAATAGTAgctataactccactgaagtcaaccgaCTTGAATCTGGCTCTCTATAGCACAATGAACTGGCTAGCGTGGCTTTGTCCCCTCCGCCCTCTTAATGGATGGAAATCAGGACTGCTCAACTGTGTCACACAGAGTCAATACAGCTAATGGAGCCTTTACCTCAAACAAGAAGTCCTAGCTGGCCACGGATCTAAAATTCTAGAGAGGAGAAGAGGGATGGACTGATGATGCAACTGGCCTGGTTGCCGCTGAGGTAGGGGTAGTAACTCTGTACATTGCTTGACTTCATGTGAAGTTAGATttatcagcctgtaattgccaggatcgcccctggagccatttttaaaaattggcatcacattagctatcctccagtcatctggtacagaaggtgatttaagtgatagattacataccacagttagtatttcttcaatttcatatttgagttccttcggaactcttgggtgaacaccatcttgtcctggtgacgttactgtttaatttatcaatttgttccaaaatcttctCCACTGACACCTTAAtcagggacagttcctcagatctgtcacttaAAAAGATGGCTCTGGTGTGGAGATCTCCCTCAcaccctctgcagtgaagaccaatgcaaagaatttatttagcttctccgcaatggccttgtcttccttaagtgctccttttgcatcttaatcatccagtggccccactggttgtttgttaagcttcctgcttctggaaGTACTTAACAAATTTTTTgcttagtttttgagtcttttgctagttgcgcctcaaattcttttttggcctgcctaattatatgtttacacttgacttgccaaagtttatgctcctttctattttcctcagtaggatttgacttccaatttttaaaggatgccttttcgCCTCTAACcgcttcttttactctgttgtttagccatggtgtcatttttggtcctctttttaatttggggtatacaattcatttgagcttctattatggtgtttttttaaaagtttccatgaagctagcaggcatttcactcttgtgactgttccttttaatttccatgtaactagccttttcatttttttgcagttcccctttctgaagttagatGCTGCTGTGGTGGTGTTCTTTGGtgtttccctcctgcccccacaaggatgttaaatgtaattatattatggtcgctattaccaaGCGGGGTTCAGTTATAATCGCCTGTTAGACCAGATCCCTGTGCTCCATTGAGGACTAAATCAAGCATTGCCTCTCCCCTGTGAATTGCTGACTTTTCCTGTGTGAAGCTGACTTACCTGCTGCATTTTTTCCAGGTCAAGGCTGGGTCTGCTGACTTTGTCCCCGTAGCCTTGCCGGTGTCTCTTACAAGGCATGACTTGCTCAAAGCCGGCCCCAACACTTGTGAATATCAGAGGCCTGGAGGCTGGGTTCCGCACCAGGGGCTGGAGTCTCTTAGGAGGGGAGGCACTGAACAGCACGGGGCTGGGGCTAGCATGCAGACCATCGGCTTGTTCCACTACGGGCCGGAAGGACATGCCACACAAGTTCTTCACTTCCTCGTCACTGGAGGACGTGTTGTTGCTGTCACCGCAGCAAGAAAGCCTGCTGACCTGAGACCACTTCCGCTTCTCGGTGGCAAACTCTCGGTTGATGCGCTCCAATTCCTCTTCTGAGCTGTGGCGATCCAGGCTAGCATGGAAAAGGGCCCGGACCTTACAGCATTGATTCTCCTGGTTCTGGAGCTGATTGGTCGCAAGAGGGGTCAGTGCGCAATTCCGTCTTCTctctgagggagggaggagaaatgtGAGTGGTAGAACAGGTCTGAATCACACCTGCTATACAATCAGGCCCATTAGCTTCTGATCACCCCTCCTTGCTCCTCCAAATAATCGCCTCAATTGCTCGTTAGCATATGGCTGGAAGTCCACAGATCAGCTCAACTTTAAGCTGGCTCACTGGACCCCAGCCGGAGAACCACCAGTTGGACACAGACTGTACAGCAAGCGTATTGACACACCAGTTATTTCAGCACCTGAATCTATTAAAAAGCTGGGTCCCTATATAATGtgctggttttgtgtgtgtgaacaaGTGGATGACGTTGCCTTCCAGTGGCTGACTCTGTGAGATGATATGGGACTTAAAAGTAGTGTTATTTAAAGGAATTTTCCTGAGATTCTAACAGCTGAAGTGGTGTTTTTGAGCTACGTATGTACTACCAACCCCCCTCCAATTATTAAAGTTGCGGAACACTTCATTATtagatcctgttttcagtggcttataactttgccaaacattAACCATTTGTGCTAAAATTTTCTATGCCAGGCGTCGACCTCAGGCTGAATGTTTCCAGAAAACTTCAGCCACAATGGTCAACTggtttccaagaacaaggctagggaaaaacacatttgttttgccagtgttaaaaaaattctgctgaccttttctttgagaagctctagtgcccTCGCACAGCAGGGAGTTAAAATTTGGCATGGGGAGCCCTTTATGTCAGGCATGTGCCTTTTGCCCTCCCCATAAAAATCCACCCAGATTTGcacactccctcccccaaaaaaatgAATTCACAGAAGCTCAGCAGAGGCTTGCTAGAGTtttgcagctaaattctccagagATTTCATTGCACTGGGCCTGCTCCAGTTGAAGGCTGAGCAAGACTTCCCCTGCACTTCCAGCTGCTGTGGACCATGCCCTGGAGCTGAGAGCTCTCAATGACTCCCCTGCTGGGTCCAGACAGTGTGGAGATGGATGTTGCTTGTTCAAATGCAGAGCGGCCAAGAGCCAGACCTCAGAGTTGGGGAGCAGAAAGGAGTGAGGACAAGGAGTCTGGGAGAAGTGGAGACTGGTACTATTTGGGCAAGAAGACTGGGAGTTTCTGGGAGAAGAAACTGGGAATGGTTGGGCAAGAAGATTGATACATGGAGCCGGCAGAAGGAAAAGCGtggggaaggagatggggtgCAGGGAGCGGGACAAGCAGTCTGGAGGGATGACACTAAGACTTGCTGGACAGCCAGACTTGGAGGGGATGAGAAGCCAGGGGACTGGAGAGAGGGATtggctaggtgaggagaatggggtgggacaaggagccagagcggggaagagacaggactgtaTGGGGTAGAAGGGGTCAAGTTTGGGaggaaatgggcagaagagtctggaATCCTTtctagagcctggaatggaacccaagattcctgagtctcacatTCCTcttctgtcagcaaatatctatgaAACCCACTGGCCACATGTCTCATCCCCCTCTCACGCTGGTCCACAGAGGGGACG from Lepidochelys kempii isolate rLepKem1 chromosome 3, rLepKem1.hap2, whole genome shotgun sequence encodes the following:
- the LOC140909402 gene encoding uncharacterized protein isoform X1, whose protein sequence is MLNPFFAPWIYTMLKILTKKLRDQSLNEIQPFQLKISYPPSDEEDSDDSEGENQELAQIDRERRRNCALTPLATNQLQNQENQCCKVRALFHASLDRHSSEEELERINREFATEKRKWSQVSRLSCCGDSNNTSSSDEEVKNLCGMSFRPVVEQADGLHASPSPVLFSASPPKRLQPLVRNPASRPLIFTSVGAGFEQVMPCKRHRQGYGDKVSRPSLDLEKMQQKMLLKKNCGAKTRVIKIRSVNGNRPPSHLVYDPSTFAFRSLSTLKSLSPIAPVEEPSCAY
- the LOC140909402 gene encoding uncharacterized protein isoform X2 codes for the protein MLNPFFAPWIYTMLKILTKKLRDQSLNEIQPFQLKISYPPSDEEDSDDSEGENQELAQIDRERRRNCALTPLATNQLQNQENQCCKVRALFHASLDRHSSEEELERINREFATEKRKWSQVSRLSCCGDSNNTSSSDEEVKNLCGMSFRPVVEQADGLHASPSPVLFSASPPKRLQPLVRNPASRPLIFTSVGAGFEQVMPCKRHRQGYGDKVSRPSLDLEKMQQMLLKKNCGAKTRVIKIRSVNGNRPPSHLVYDPSTFAFRSLSTLKSLSPIAPVEEPSCAY